A window of the Salipiger sp. H15 genome harbors these coding sequences:
- a CDS encoding Ldh family oxidoreductase gives MPEDVIKSLHEVQDLAEAVMVAQGFSEAQAGAIARNVTGAERDECRHHGLFRVAFYVNTLRAGQASGTCVPELSRLAPSVLRVDGKYGFSPLPQETGHDALVELTREHGIAALSINNAHNVAALWPEVERLAEEGLSAMAFVAAAPYVAPAGGTRPLYGTNPMAFGWPRPNNLPPVVFDQASSASARGEIQIRLRDGKSLPDGWAIDAKGQPTNDPRAALEGAQLPFGGAKGASIAMMVELLAGPLLGDLLSFEAGEKDKARTGAPCGGELIIAMDPAHFVPGKDRDAQLAHSEKLFRKILEQDGTRLPSMRRYEARKRTQAEGVRIPKVLYESLMVLKEGGYSAERQSYEGDHIAS, from the coding sequence ATGCCAGAAGACGTCATCAAGAGTTTGCATGAGGTGCAAGACCTAGCAGAGGCAGTGATGGTTGCGCAGGGATTTTCAGAGGCGCAGGCAGGGGCGATTGCTCGAAATGTGACCGGTGCGGAGCGGGACGAATGCCGTCACCACGGGCTCTTCCGGGTGGCATTCTACGTCAACACCCTTCGCGCCGGGCAGGCATCCGGTACCTGTGTTCCGGAACTATCCAGACTGGCGCCTTCGGTTCTGCGCGTGGACGGAAAATACGGCTTCTCGCCACTGCCGCAGGAAACCGGCCACGACGCGCTGGTCGAACTGACCCGCGAACATGGCATCGCTGCGCTGTCGATCAACAACGCGCATAACGTCGCCGCGCTTTGGCCCGAAGTGGAGCGTCTGGCAGAGGAAGGGCTGAGCGCCATGGCCTTCGTGGCCGCCGCCCCCTACGTCGCGCCCGCGGGGGGGACAAGGCCGCTTTACGGCACCAACCCGATGGCATTCGGCTGGCCGCGGCCGAACAATTTGCCGCCGGTCGTCTTCGATCAGGCGTCCAGCGCCAGCGCGCGGGGCGAGATCCAGATCCGTCTGCGTGATGGAAAGAGCCTTCCCGATGGATGGGCGATCGACGCAAAAGGCCAGCCCACCAATGATCCGCGCGCCGCTCTTGAAGGCGCGCAGCTGCCCTTCGGCGGGGCCAAGGGCGCTTCCATCGCGATGATGGTGGAGCTGCTTGCGGGTCCGCTTCTGGGCGATCTTCTGAGCTTCGAGGCCGGGGAGAAAGACAAGGCCCGCACCGGTGCCCCCTGTGGCGGGGAGCTGATCATCGCCATGGATCCGGCGCATTTCGTGCCAGGCAAGGACCGCGATGCGCAACTCGCGCATTCTGAAAAACTGTTCAGGAAGATCCTGGAGCAGGATGGCACCCGGCTGCCGTCGATGCGCCGCTACGAGGCGCGCAAACGCACTCAAGCGGAAGGCGTCCGGATCCCGAAGGTTCTCTACGAGAGTCTGATGGTCCTGAAGGAAGGCGGCTATTCCGCCGAGCGCCAGAGCTACGAAGGCGATCACATCGCATCCTGA
- a CDS encoding pyridoxamine 5'-phosphate oxidase family protein: MTYEVTERTTVKRRPERAHYDRDLVHSIIDEALVAHIGFVDDAGVPRVIPTAISRRGEEVIIHGSTKNHLITTLAKGGTACISVTLVDSIVAGRSGFGCSMDYRSVVLYSQAEVVPDTEKAAYLEAQVQDLIPGHVIREHRPNELKATMVLRFPIAEVSAKVRDAGCLDVEEDYASDRWAGRFPVSTVIGPAENCPRLGPQVAIPEIAAGLPPRGR; encoded by the coding sequence ATGACCTATGAAGTGACAGAACGCACGACGGTCAAGCGTCGGCCCGAGCGGGCACATTACGATCGGGATCTAGTACATTCCATCATCGATGAGGCCTTGGTCGCCCATATCGGATTTGTCGATGACGCGGGGGTTCCCCGCGTCATTCCCACGGCAATCTCGCGCCGGGGAGAAGAGGTTATCATCCATGGCAGCACCAAGAACCACTTGATCACCACCCTGGCCAAGGGTGGCACCGCTTGTATTTCCGTAACCCTGGTGGATTCGATTGTCGCCGGCAGGTCGGGGTTCGGGTGCAGCATGGATTACCGGTCTGTGGTGCTTTATTCTCAGGCCGAGGTCGTGCCGGATACCGAGAAAGCGGCCTATCTGGAAGCACAGGTGCAGGATCTGATTCCGGGCCATGTGATCCGTGAACACCGCCCGAACGAGCTGAAGGCAACGATGGTGCTGCGGTTCCCGATTGCCGAGGTCTCGGCCAAGGTACGCGACGCCGGCTGCCTGGATGTCGAGGAAGACTATGCGTCGGATCGTTGGGCAGGCCGCTTCCCTGTCTCCACGGTGATTGGCCCGGCAGAGAACTGTCCGCGGCTTGGGCCGCAGGTCGCCATTCCCGAAATTGCTGCCGGTCTGCCGCCACGCGGCCGCTAA
- a CDS encoding branched-chain amino acid ABC transporter permease, protein MTLFLQYVVTGVATGAFLLLATLGFSLTRRVEGFLNIAHANLLGVSAFTTWGLNVPGGWPIVPAALAGILVTAVAGLIIGRIVYDPIRSYGPAILLITSVGVSYVLGGLMHAVIGTGIRTLDIPLASSIRFWGLRITDYQLLVICLAALTSIGLALFMSRTSTGLAIRAMSANPELAASRGIDVRRTSRATWLLSSGLAGLAGVMLAVIATLSTDIAFHQILQIIAVAILAGLGSLYAVIAAGLIVGIAMDVSVFWIPAGYRPLIAFAVVILVLLLKPNGLAGEKRT, encoded by the coding sequence ATGACCCTGTTTTTGCAGTACGTGGTCACCGGTGTCGCCACCGGTGCCTTCCTCCTCCTTGCGACTTTGGGATTTTCCCTGACCCGGCGCGTGGAGGGGTTCCTGAATATCGCGCATGCCAACCTTCTTGGCGTGTCGGCCTTTACCACCTGGGGGCTCAACGTACCGGGGGGCTGGCCTATCGTTCCGGCAGCCCTGGCCGGAATCCTCGTGACCGCAGTTGCAGGCCTGATAATCGGCCGGATCGTCTATGATCCGATCCGCTCGTATGGGCCCGCGATCCTGCTGATCACCTCGGTCGGGGTGTCCTATGTGCTGGGCGGCCTCATGCATGCCGTGATCGGCACGGGGATCCGGACGCTGGACATTCCGCTGGCCAGCAGCATCCGGTTCTGGGGGCTTCGCATCACGGATTACCAGCTTCTGGTAATCTGTCTGGCGGCCCTGACAAGCATCGGTCTTGCGCTTTTCATGAGCAGGACAAGCACCGGTCTGGCCATCAGGGCAATGTCGGCCAACCCCGAGCTTGCCGCATCGCGCGGGATTGACGTGCGGCGGACAAGCCGCGCCACCTGGTTGCTGTCCTCGGGCCTGGCCGGTCTGGCAGGCGTGATGCTGGCCGTCATCGCGACGCTGTCCACCGACATCGCCTTCCACCAAATCCTTCAGATCATTGCCGTCGCCATCCTGGCGGGTCTGGGGTCGCTCTACGCAGTGATCGCGGCGGGGCTGATCGTGGGCATCGCCATGGATGTCTCGGTCTTCTGGATCCCTGCGGGTTACCGGCCGCTCATCGCCTTCGCGGTGGTGATCCTGGTGCTGCTTCTGAAACCCAATGGCCTTGCTGGGGAGAAACGCACATGA
- a CDS encoding branched-chain amino acid ABC transporter permease: protein MIAGLLTATVQFGALFAVMTVALNLQYARAGMINFGTVAYFAAGAYAYAIFTQDPPSGLDQYALGLGLSPFAGFIAAGIAAIVFALLTGWPTLRLRGEYLALTTFAFAEVLHSLLLNERSIGNGSVGLTNVERPADLMQGLGDNAQYALMATLLLIATVLLSRRLLTSPYGRLVDAVRDDEVAAEAVGRDVRRVRLEVFVLSALPIGFAGALYAMITTLVSPAMFTSEVTFFVWIALALGGERTILGAIVGTFALVFFQEVVRIVPFETVRGAQLAASLEEVVTGILFILVLRLRPWDRLKWRTAA, encoded by the coding sequence ATGATCGCCGGACTGCTGACTGCCACAGTACAATTCGGTGCCCTTTTCGCCGTAATGACGGTGGCGCTGAATCTGCAATATGCCCGCGCTGGCATGATCAACTTCGGCACGGTCGCCTATTTCGCTGCCGGCGCCTACGCCTACGCCATCTTCACGCAGGACCCGCCCAGCGGGCTGGATCAGTATGCCCTCGGGCTGGGACTTTCGCCGTTTGCCGGGTTCATCGCCGCCGGGATCGCCGCGATTGTCTTTGCCTTGCTGACCGGCTGGCCCACGCTGCGGCTCCGGGGCGAATACCTCGCGTTGACCACCTTTGCCTTCGCCGAAGTCCTGCATTCGCTGCTTCTGAACGAACGCAGCATCGGCAACGGGTCTGTCGGTCTGACCAATGTGGAACGCCCTGCCGATCTGATGCAGGGGCTGGGTGACAACGCGCAGTATGCGCTCATGGCAACGCTCTTGCTGATTGCGACCGTGCTTCTTAGCCGGCGTCTGCTGACCTCTCCCTACGGCCGGCTGGTCGATGCGGTGCGTGACGACGAGGTTGCCGCCGAAGCTGTTGGCCGCGATGTCCGTCGCGTACGGCTTGAGGTCTTTGTGCTATCTGCGCTGCCGATCGGCTTTGCCGGTGCGCTTTACGCGATGATCACCACGCTCGTCTCTCCGGCGATGTTCACTTCCGAGGTAACCTTCTTCGTCTGGATCGCTCTCGCACTGGGCGGTGAACGCACGATCCTCGGGGCCATTGTGGGCACCTTCGCCCTGGTCTTCTTTCAGGAAGTCGTCCGGATCGTTCCCTTTGAGACGGTCCGGGGGGCGCAGCTTGCCGCCTCTCTGGAAGAAGTCGTTACGGGAATTCTTTTCATCCTGGTGCTGCGGCTACGTCCGTGGGACCGCCTGAAGTGGAGGACCGCCGCATGA
- a CDS encoding ABC transporter ATP-binding protein gives MTDQNILSLKDVVRDFDGLRAVGGKDGLTFDVSAGKILGLIGPNGAGKSTTFNLISGVLKPTSGSVRFNGTDLAGLRPSDIASLGLARTFQTPRAFTSLSVLDNVLVGLAHSREGLLPGILGTWQRQDAEEREQALHWLDRLGLAGLRDQDVTNLSGGELRMLEIARQLARGPRALLLDEPTAGLDSTFQERLLSILQGCHAEGMTLVIVEHNLPFILELAQDMLVLQNGALLARGTPEDIRRDPIVIKAYLGDEHEA, from the coding sequence ATGACGGACCAGAACATCCTGTCCCTCAAAGACGTGGTGCGCGATTTCGACGGGCTGCGCGCGGTCGGCGGAAAGGACGGTCTGACCTTCGACGTCTCCGCCGGCAAGATCCTCGGGCTGATCGGCCCGAATGGAGCCGGCAAGTCCACCACCTTCAACCTGATTTCCGGGGTACTCAAACCGACGTCCGGCAGTGTGCGCTTCAACGGCACCGACCTGGCCGGGCTGCGGCCCAGCGACATCGCCTCGCTGGGACTGGCGCGGACCTTCCAGACCCCGCGGGCTTTCACCTCTCTCAGCGTGCTGGACAACGTGCTGGTCGGGCTGGCGCATTCCCGCGAAGGGCTGCTGCCCGGTATCCTGGGCACCTGGCAGCGCCAGGATGCAGAGGAGCGCGAGCAGGCGCTGCATTGGCTGGACCGTCTGGGTCTGGCGGGGCTGCGCGATCAGGACGTCACCAACCTGTCAGGCGGTGAGCTGCGCATGCTGGAAATCGCCAGGCAACTGGCGCGCGGTCCCCGAGCGTTGCTTCTCGATGAACCGACCGCAGGACTCGACTCGACCTTCCAGGAGCGTCTGCTGTCCATCCTTCAGGGTTGTCACGCAGAGGGCATGACCCTTGTCATCGTCGAGCACAACCTGCCGTTCATCCTCGAGCTGGCGCAGGACATGCTGGTCCTGCAAAACGGCGCCCTTCTGGCGCGCGGCACGCCTGAGGACATCCGGCGAGATCCCATCGTCATCAAGGCCTATCTGGGAGATGAACATGAAGCTTGA
- a CDS encoding ABC transporter ATP-binding protein, whose amino-acid sequence MKLDVKDLVAGYGKLMVLHDVGFSAEPGEITCVLGPNGAGKSTLMKTIAGHLPVSGGTIVLDGRRVDGQGALTLARAGIGYVAQEGNTFAELSVRDNLQASALAYEGTGARVNDVLSRFPILKERARQAASTLSGGERQTLAIANALIAGPRLLILDEPTAGLAPIFVDRIVAWVRELAENGMTVIWVVEQDPKKVLQVSKTSWFLESGRVRATMPSAQLLERGALQELLLQTS is encoded by the coding sequence ATGAAGCTTGACGTCAAGGATCTGGTGGCGGGCTACGGCAAACTGATGGTGCTGCACGATGTCGGCTTCTCCGCCGAACCCGGAGAAATCACCTGTGTCCTGGGTCCGAACGGCGCAGGCAAATCCACCCTGATGAAGACCATTGCGGGGCATTTGCCCGTCAGCGGGGGAACGATCGTCCTCGATGGGCGTCGCGTGGACGGTCAAGGCGCCCTGACACTGGCCCGCGCCGGGATCGGCTACGTCGCACAGGAAGGCAATACTTTCGCCGAACTCAGCGTGCGCGACAATCTACAGGCTTCAGCCCTGGCCTATGAAGGCACGGGTGCGCGGGTCAACGATGTGCTGTCGCGCTTCCCGATCCTGAAGGAGCGCGCCCGTCAAGCGGCCTCCACCCTGTCGGGCGGCGAGCGTCAGACTCTGGCCATTGCCAATGCCCTGATCGCTGGACCTCGCCTGCTGATCCTCGATGAGCCCACGGCAGGGCTGGCGCCCATTTTCGTCGACCGGATCGTGGCCTGGGTCCGCGAGCTGGCAGAGAACGGAATGACCGTGATCTGGGTCGTGGAACAGGACCCGAAGAAGGTTCTCCAGGTGTCGAAGACATCCTGGTTCCTCGAATCCGGCCGCGTCCGGGCGACCATGCCGAGCGCACAGCTGCTCGAACGCGGTGCTTTGCAGGAGCTTCTTCTGCAAACCAGCTGA
- a CDS encoding ABC transporter substrate-binding protein, protein MKKTITLSATLALSVSAVVVQAQEPVTVGVLVPLTGELGEFGSIVANAVELGVAEVNAAGGTACGPLRTVIADTQGSAEQAIREGNKLIDSEGAVAILGPTSGSMVALADMAVRRKTLLMTPYAGTTTLNELGGNYVYRTVSSDLGDGAASGMWMTDRGYESVAMLVQNEESTISPAQVARDRLEEAGVEITDYIIYNPGQPSYQAELISVLAHNPDAIYLAGGQESGVTVLKEAAAAGFEGEWLLTSDLAVPYTFEMVDPRILNGRAFVELAEADNSLDEYKAFAALTQEKTGAAPLPFSANTYDMVNLVALSLDLAETCTGEGINAVLRSVTEGGKKVTTYAEGKAAIAAGEDIDLEGASGPLTMDDSGTPAGSYAIWRAEDGAWALERFYPATVFE, encoded by the coding sequence ATGAAGAAAACCATCACACTTTCCGCAACTCTGGCGCTCTCTGTCAGCGCCGTCGTCGTCCAGGCACAAGAGCCTGTTACCGTCGGCGTCCTGGTGCCGCTGACCGGAGAGCTGGGCGAATTCGGCTCCATCGTCGCGAATGCGGTCGAGCTCGGCGTGGCCGAGGTCAACGCTGCGGGAGGCACCGCCTGCGGCCCCCTCCGGACGGTCATCGCCGATACCCAAGGTAGCGCCGAACAGGCAATCCGCGAGGGTAACAAACTGATCGATAGCGAAGGCGCCGTGGCGATTTTGGGACCGACCTCAGGCAGCATGGTCGCTTTGGCCGATATGGCCGTGCGCCGCAAGACGTTGCTGATGACGCCCTATGCAGGCACGACCACACTGAACGAGCTGGGCGGCAACTACGTCTATCGCACGGTCTCCTCCGACCTCGGCGATGGCGCGGCCTCCGGCATGTGGATGACTGATCGCGGCTACGAGAGCGTTGCGATGCTGGTTCAGAACGAAGAATCCACGATCTCTCCGGCGCAAGTTGCGCGCGACCGTCTCGAAGAAGCCGGTGTCGAGATCACCGATTATATCATCTACAACCCCGGCCAGCCCTCCTATCAGGCCGAGCTGATTTCGGTGCTGGCCCACAACCCCGACGCGATTTACTTGGCCGGCGGACAGGAATCCGGCGTTACCGTCCTGAAAGAAGCCGCCGCGGCGGGCTTCGAGGGCGAATGGCTGCTGACCTCTGACTTGGCCGTGCCCTACACCTTCGAAATGGTTGATCCGCGCATCCTGAACGGCAGGGCCTTTGTGGAATTGGCCGAAGCCGACAATAGCCTAGATGAATACAAGGCCTTCGCCGCGCTCACACAGGAAAAGACCGGCGCGGCGCCGCTGCCGTTCTCTGCCAACACCTATGACATGGTGAACCTGGTCGCCCTGTCGCTTGATCTGGCTGAAACCTGCACTGGCGAAGGAATTAACGCCGTGCTGCGCAGCGTCACCGAGGGCGGGAAGAAGGTGACCACTTATGCAGAAGGCAAGGCCGCCATCGCGGCGGGCGAGGATATCGACCTTGAAGGCGCCTCCGGTCCTCTCACGATGGACGACAGTGGCACCCCCGCCGGGTCCTACGCGATCTGGAGGGCCGAGGACGGCGCCTGGGCGCTTGAAAGGTTCTATCCCGCGACTGTTTTTGAGTGA
- a CDS encoding LysR family transcriptional regulator, translated as MRQNKHPSLNVHRLQIFRTIFETSSINAAAKRLRMAQPTVSRHLAILEDEVGFSLFSRLPGRIEPTWEANRLYAETSGLSERLTYVQQSIDMIRAGEGEPLRIMAAASTCFELIPQALALWQKQVPRTEATLDSGRAVDQIRAIRAGEIDIGIAGSIEPLPGLRVTPMHRNKLVAAMPHTHLLAGKTEITLADFARHPCVLPSPAAPIGGMVLATFEQAGLRPMRLMTSFTPSFAIGLARSLDCVAITDEIVFRALRNDDIVSRPIIGIPEIELTCIEREGEPQRRTVDAFKVALLASLREMFPEPKHSV; from the coding sequence ATGCGGCAGAACAAGCACCCCAGTCTGAACGTCCATCGACTTCAGATTTTTCGAACGATTTTCGAGACAAGTTCGATAAATGCTGCTGCCAAGCGCCTCCGGATGGCACAGCCGACTGTCAGCCGACACCTCGCCATATTGGAGGACGAAGTTGGTTTCTCGCTGTTCTCCCGGTTGCCTGGCCGCATCGAGCCGACCTGGGAGGCCAACCGCCTCTATGCGGAGACCTCCGGCCTTTCGGAACGCCTCACCTACGTACAGCAGAGCATCGACATGATCCGTGCCGGCGAAGGCGAACCTCTCAGGATCATGGCTGCGGCCTCAACATGCTTCGAACTGATACCGCAAGCTCTGGCCCTATGGCAGAAGCAGGTTCCAAGGACCGAGGCAACTCTCGACTCGGGACGAGCCGTAGACCAGATCCGCGCCATCCGTGCTGGCGAAATCGACATCGGCATTGCCGGTAGCATTGAGCCGCTTCCTGGTCTGCGTGTCACACCAATGCACCGCAACAAGCTCGTCGCGGCCATGCCACACACGCATCTGCTCGCAGGCAAGACCGAGATCACTCTCGCAGATTTTGCCCGCCATCCCTGCGTTCTGCCCAGCCCTGCCGCCCCGATAGGTGGCATGGTCTTGGCAACGTTCGAGCAGGCGGGACTCCGACCGATGCGCTTGATGACCTCTTTCACACCGTCCTTCGCCATAGGATTGGCGCGATCTCTTGACTGCGTGGCAATCACGGATGAGATCGTGTTCAGAGCGCTCAGGAATGATGATATTGTTTCCCGGCCTATCATCGGCATCCCCGAGATCGAGTTAACCTGCATCGAGCGCGAGGGCGAGCCACAGAGAAGGACCGTTGACGCATTCAAGGTAGCTTTGCTTGCTTCCCTTCGAGAAATGTTCCCAGAGCCGAAGCACTCGGTTTGA
- a CDS encoding TRAP transporter large permease has product MPALPFIFLLLTVISGGGIAYFVGGAAVLAFITEDQARFLAALPQRVMGQLNVFAFLAMPLFILTGELMNRGGVTEALIKFSMSIMGRFKGGLGHVNILTSVFFAGVSGSATADAAALGNTLVPAMEKEGYSRNYAAAITAASSIIGPIIPPSVILIFYGALMNTSVVALFAGGIVPGLLLAAVLMVINAVIAHREGHPGGRGAEVPAFFPALLQALPALSLPVIIMSGILMGFMTPAEAAGVAAVAALLVGRFYGRLGLRDVIISLQRTVVLTGAVFIILVAIATFGYLMSIERIPQALVAWVEAMNLGKMEYLLLLNVIFLIAGMLMDVKAALALLGPLLIPPAIILGVDPTHMGILIGFNLTVGLLTPPLGGVLLILATVLKMNYWRLVRAVLPFLLAELVLLAALILVPDLTLALPRYLGLVN; this is encoded by the coding sequence ATGCCCGCTTTGCCCTTCATATTCCTGCTTCTGACCGTCATCTCAGGAGGCGGGATCGCCTACTTTGTCGGTGGGGCAGCCGTCCTGGCCTTCATCACAGAGGATCAAGCTCGCTTCCTTGCAGCACTGCCGCAGCGTGTCATGGGACAACTGAATGTCTTCGCCTTTCTGGCGATGCCACTCTTCATTCTGACCGGGGAATTGATGAACCGGGGCGGCGTGACAGAGGCCCTTATCAAGTTCTCCATGTCGATCATGGGGCGCTTCAAGGGGGGGCTGGGGCACGTCAACATCCTGACATCAGTCTTCTTCGCCGGCGTGTCCGGTTCCGCGACGGCCGATGCCGCCGCCCTTGGCAACACGCTGGTCCCTGCGATGGAGAAAGAGGGATACAGCCGCAACTATGCCGCCGCGATCACGGCCGCGTCGTCGATCATCGGTCCGATCATCCCGCCCTCTGTCATCCTGATCTTCTACGGGGCGCTGATGAACACGTCGGTCGTCGCGCTGTTTGCGGGGGGCATCGTGCCGGGCTTGCTGCTGGCCGCTGTCCTGATGGTGATCAACGCCGTCATCGCCCACCGAGAGGGGCATCCCGGCGGCAGAGGGGCGGAGGTGCCGGCATTTTTCCCCGCCCTGCTTCAGGCCCTTCCGGCGCTTTCGCTCCCCGTCATCATCATGTCGGGCATCCTCATGGGGTTCATGACGCCTGCCGAAGCGGCCGGTGTCGCCGCCGTCGCAGCACTTCTGGTCGGACGCTTCTATGGAAGGCTTGGGCTTCGCGATGTGATCATCTCATTACAGCGGACGGTCGTCCTGACGGGCGCGGTTTTCATCATCCTCGTTGCGATCGCGACCTTCGGTTATCTCATGTCGATCGAACGCATTCCCCAGGCCTTGGTCGCTTGGGTGGAAGCCATGAACCTAGGCAAGATGGAGTATCTCCTTCTGCTCAACGTCATCTTCCTGATTGCGGGCATGCTCATGGACGTGAAGGCAGCGCTGGCGCTTCTCGGCCCTCTGCTGATCCCGCCCGCGATTATCCTCGGCGTTGATCCGACCCATATGGGGATCCTCATCGGCTTCAACCTGACCGTTGGGCTGCTTACCCCCCCGCTTGGAGGTGTGCTGCTGATCCTCGCGACGGTCCTGAAGATGAACTACTGGCGCCTCGTGCGAGCCGTTCTGCCCTTCCTTCTGGCAGAACTGGTCCTGCTGGCGGCCCTCATCCTTGTCCCCGATCTGACGCTGGCCCTGCCGCGCTACCTCGGCCTCGTCAACTGA
- a CDS encoding TRAP transporter substrate-binding protein, translated as MKFKMLLASAATLTALAAPAFALGPINLAFAGPEDARVDGEYVFAEAFRDSLAAHDVEVIINPNDTMGNEDERLDQVSTGLVEVNLGSPAALFKMSPIAPALYLPFMFESEQQMDEIVAESGLLNEVNAQTANYGVMIPGFNMRGGLVGIFTTDIPVTKMSDLDGVRLRAQNGEQIKFFESWGARGTVVSFAEVPNALQTGVAQGYFNPPSSAIKARHTDILKNYAPLDAMPVARVIMVSQDWYDSLSAEEQGWVNAALDDGIAANREWSAGYGAEMINQLGDMGVTVTTLEPGEREKFATATKAVWAETADPAVIEELQSFLK; from the coding sequence ATGAAATTCAAGATGCTGCTGGCATCCGCCGCCACGCTCACCGCACTCGCTGCTCCGGCATTCGCGCTTGGCCCGATCAATCTCGCATTCGCAGGTCCGGAGGATGCCCGGGTGGACGGTGAATACGTCTTTGCCGAAGCCTTCCGCGATAGTCTTGCCGCGCATGATGTCGAGGTCATCATCAATCCCAACGATACGATGGGCAACGAAGATGAGCGCCTCGACCAAGTCTCGACGGGGCTGGTCGAAGTGAACCTTGGCAGCCCTGCCGCCTTGTTCAAGATGTCGCCGATCGCGCCGGCGCTCTACCTGCCCTTCATGTTCGAGAGCGAGCAGCAGATGGACGAGATCGTCGCGGAAAGCGGCCTGCTCAATGAGGTCAACGCGCAGACCGCGAACTACGGCGTGATGATCCCGGGCTTCAACATGCGCGGAGGTCTGGTGGGGATCTTCACGACCGACATCCCCGTCACCAAGATGTCCGATCTGGACGGCGTCCGCCTGAGGGCCCAGAACGGCGAGCAGATCAAGTTCTTCGAAAGCTGGGGCGCGCGCGGCACGGTGGTAAGCTTTGCCGAGGTGCCGAACGCGTTGCAGACCGGCGTGGCGCAGGGCTACTTCAACCCGCCGTCCTCGGCGATCAAGGCGCGTCACACGGATATCCTCAAGAATTACGCGCCGCTCGACGCAATGCCCGTGGCGCGCGTGATCATGGTCTCTCAGGACTGGTACGACAGCCTGTCCGCAGAAGAGCAGGGATGGGTCAACGCCGCGCTCGACGACGGCATCGCAGCCAACCGCGAATGGTCGGCGGGCTATGGTGCCGAAATGATCAACCAACTGGGCGATATGGGCGTCACCGTTACGACCCTCGAACCCGGCGAGCGCGAGAAGTTCGCAACGGCGACCAAGGCTGTCTGGGCCGAAACCGCCGATCCGGCCGTGATCGAAGAACTGCAGAGCTTCCTGAAGTGA
- a CDS encoding TRAP transporter small permease, whose translation MNVSRRLNTFSRGLNRLVLACGCLFLVAMVALICLQVIARYGFASPPAWTEELARYAMVWVGLLGASASYYERFDPALVKIPARAPRWLKLATATVRALALLLFLVPILWYCFFGPGTNFTRGFLSRNMTMMAETVSMPMIWIAAAVPVFIVLTFLHGIARTFSTVTGAEDADPTTHAKAPQ comes from the coding sequence ATGAATGTTTCCCGACGCCTGAACACCTTCAGCCGTGGGCTCAACCGCCTGGTCCTGGCGTGCGGCTGTCTGTTCCTGGTGGCCATGGTCGCCCTCATCTGTCTTCAGGTGATCGCGCGCTACGGCTTTGCCTCGCCCCCGGCCTGGACCGAAGAACTGGCACGTTATGCCATGGTCTGGGTCGGACTTCTTGGGGCCAGCGCGTCGTATTACGAGCGTTTCGATCCCGCATTGGTCAAGATCCCGGCCCGGGCACCGCGCTGGCTGAAGCTGGCGACCGCCACGGTTCGCGCCCTGGCCCTGCTGCTCTTTCTCGTTCCAATCCTCTGGTACTGCTTTTTCGGGCCCGGGACGAATTTCACGCGCGGCTTCCTTAGCCGCAACATGACGATGATGGCGGAAACGGTGTCAATGCCGATGATCTGGATCGCCGCCGCGGTGCCGGTCTTCATCGTCCTGACGTTCCTGCACGGCATCGCCCGTACCTTCAGCACGGTTACCGGTGCCGAAGACGCAGACCCTACAACGCATGCAAAGGCCCCCCAATGA